The proteins below are encoded in one region of Scleropages formosus chromosome 19, fSclFor1.1, whole genome shotgun sequence:
- the LOC108927766 gene encoding fibronectin type III domain-containing protein 3B-like, whose translation MMMMDLPALLDREPPVILPMLVGETSQQVVFVQVNPGETFAIRTQDGSLQCIQGPAEVPMMSVNGSVPPIYVPPGYISQVLEDGTGFRRVVITPQSECYPRYSHSISPIHSLHPYLGHSNFLQTWNKFYLPTGDTPPHHYYHYCPFPMYREDPIPVYGMSGWIGREDRCAKPQAKVKERPLDRQNRLNNPLSSMSKIHRSGMVTPMAISMGQDKSHNASDGRNGVLGVSKAEWWERSSPRASELNTQDQNVETSRTDMFPEIARPQVLNIQARSAQLTWMPPVTLSGVDGSSSSSCSYEVVLSDKGWDGKYRVVYSGEELECVLKDLRPATDYHVRINALCGNVRGSSSEPVVFTTLASSPECPLPPRLSHRTKSSLTLQWKLPVDNGSKVTHYLLEWDEGKTSSVFKECYFGAQRHCKLTHLSSAMGYKFRLAARNDIGTSGFSPEMVFFTSGPLPPLPKMPRLVQAGTAWVSLEWSRPKGYRPEEVLTYTLEAREENKVRDVRHTTQAGEFQPKYAGECLMCTVEGLKRNTQYSFRISASSRERRSGPSSTLVCTTTLDIPGVPTKPCLKGEVLPHSFCVTWDPPQDDGGTEVMTYLLEISEGNYEGSPWEVTYCGTASEHTCDGLKPDMVYRLRLCSISTGGRSQFTECLLVRTLGMAPGPCTPPRILGKVKQKEVHLLWDCPSSEATEYSLEISAMGSEPSEVYRGPALEHTVSSLLPGAKYTFRVRGANQTGFGPYSEPTEVKMAHGPPGQCKTPLLTLASPSSLLVSWESPESSDVSVSEYHLEWSRNDDPLQLVYSGTDTQREICDLTPGTRYRCRVQAVSEMGVSPFSELASCCTPAASPDVVPNLTTLEQDPAGSPSFSPSTCLALKWEEPCANGAPIMSYTVALGDQLINVGCITGHVIEGLQPNYEYSVRVQAVNEFGAGLFCVPLHVRTRPLPPSPPLLECAAVGPQSLRLKWSPTARETAYVLQMEDQKRQRFVTMYRGPSHTYKVQRLMEWSSYAFRIQAVSSAGEGPFSDTYTFNTAKSLPPALKAPRVTQLNGSTCRITWDGIPPMRGDPISFILQVLVGRESEYKQVFKGEETAFLMEGLVRNAEHRFRVAACRRCSDTDQELCGPFSPPCLFSAPLLNPTADALLRGKGDQSYSGICTDEQFAALIVVVLTAISIVTAFVLHFLVME comes from the exons GCAGTGCATTCAAG GGCCAGCTGAAGTCCCGATGATGTCAGTAAATGGCTCAGTTCCACCCATCTACGTGCCTCCCGGCTACATCTCGCAG GTTCTGGAGGATGGTACGGGGTTCCGGAGGGTGGTAATCACACCCCAGTCTGAATGCTACCCCAGATACTCGCACTCCATCTCCCCCATACACTCCCTGCATCCTTACTTGGGACATTCCAACTTCCTCCAAACCTGGAACAAGTTCTACCTCCCCACTGGTGACACACCACCCCACCATTACTACCACTATTGTCCCTTCCCCATGTACAGGGAAG ACCCCATCCCGGTGTATGGCATGTCCGGTTGGATTGGCCGCGAGGACCGCTGTGCCAAACCTCAGGCCAAAGTCAAGGAGAGGCCACTTGACCGCCAGAATCGGCTCAACAACCCCTTGTCTTCCATGTCCAAAATCCACAGAAGTGGCATGGTCACGCCCATGGCCATATCCATGGGCCAGGACAAGAGTCACAACGCTAGTGATGGACGCAATGGCGTACTGGGCGTCTCAAAGGCAGAATGGTGGGAAAGAAGTAGTCCCCGAGCCAGCGAACTGAACACGCAGG ATCAGAATGTGGAAACCAGCAGAACTGACATGTTTCCAGAGATCGCCAGACCCCAG GTGTTGAATATCCAGGCCCGCAGTGCACAGCTCACTTGGATGCCACCGGTGACTCTCTCAGGTGTCGACGGATCCAGCAGTAGCTCTTGCAGCTATGAGGTGGTTCTGTCAGACAAGGGGTGGGATGGGAAGTACAGAGTTGTGTACAG TGGAGAAGAACTGGAATGTGTCCTGAAGGATCTTCGACCTGCAACAGACTATCATGTGAG GATAAATGCTCTTTGTGGAAACGTGAGGGGTTCCAGCTCAGAACCAGTGGTCTTCACCACCCTCGCCAGTTCCCCTGagtgcccccttccccccagACTCTCCCATCGGACCAAGAGCTCCCTCACTCTGCAGTGGAAG CTTCCAGTTGACAACGGATCAAAAGTCACTCACTACCTTTTAGAGTGGGAtgag GGTAAGACAAGCAGTGTTTTCAAGGAATGTTACTTTGGTGCGCAGAGACACTGCAAACTGACCCATCTCAGCTCTGCCATGGGTTACAAATTCCGTCTGGCCGCACGAAATGACATCGGCACCAG TGGCTTCAGCCCAGAAATGGTGTTCTTCACAAGTGGCCCCCTTCCACCGCTGCCCAAGATGCCTCGTCTGGTCCAAGCCGGGACGGCCTGGGTCTCGCTGGAGTGGAGTCGCCCCAAAGGCTACAGACCAGAGGAGGTGCTTACCTACACTCTGGAGGCCAGGGAGGAGAACAAAGTGCGAGATGTCCGTCATACCACACAG GCAGGTGAATTTCAGCCAAAGTATGCAGGGGAATGCTTGATGTGCACTGTGGAAGGACTCAAGAGGAACACACAGTACAGCTTCAGG ATTTCTGCCTCTAGCAGAGAAAGGAGAAGCGGTCCAAGCTCCACTCTGGTCTGCACCACCACCCTGGACATACCAGGAGTGCCCACGAAGCCTTGCCTGAAAGGGGAAGTCCTGCCCCACAGCTTCTGTGTGACATGGG ACCCCCCACAGGATGATGGAGGCACAGAGGTCATGACATACCTCTTAGAAATCTCAGAAGGGAATTATGAAG GAAGCCCATGGGAGGTGACAtactgtggcacagcaagcgAACACACGTGTGACGGCTTGAAACCTGACATGGTGTACAGACTGCGGTTGTGCAGCATCAGCACAGGTGGACGCAGCCAG TTTACAGAATGCCTGCTGGTCCGCACGCTGGGTATGGCCCCAGGACCCTGCACACCTCCAAGGATTCTGGGAAAAGTCAAACAGAAGGAGGTGCACCTGCTGTGGG ACTGCCCCTCCTCTGAGGCTACAGAGTACAGCCTGGAGATCAGTGCGATGGGTTCTGAACCCAGTGAGGTGTACCGTGGGCCAGCCCTGGAACACACTGTGAGCAGCCTGCTTCCTGGGGCCAAATACACATTCCGTGTGCGTGGCGCCAACCAGACTGGG TTTGGACCTTACTCGGAACCCACAGAAGTTAAGATGGCACACGGTCCTCCCGGCCAGTGCAAGACGCCACTTTTGACGCTTGCTTCCCCCAGCAGCCTTCtggtcagctgggag AGTCCAGAGAGCTCTGACGTGAGCGTTTCAGAGTACCACCTGGAATGGAGCCGGAACGACGATCCACTGCAGCTTGTGTACTCTGGTACCGACACACAGCGTGAGATCTGTGACCTGACACCAGGAACACGGTACCGCTGTAGAGTACAG GCAGTCAGTGAGATGGGAGTCAGCCCCTTCAGTGAGCTGGCAAGCTGCTGCACCCCGGCTGCCTCCCCAGATGTGGTTCCTAACCTTACTACACTGGAGCAGGACCCTGCTGGCAGCCCCTCTTTTTCCCCCAGCACATGCCTTGCTCTAAAGTGGGAGGAGCCCTGTGCCAACGGAGCCCCAATCATGTCGTACACTGTTGCCCTTGGAGACCAACTGATCAACGTGGGTTGTATCACTGGCCATGTGATCGAGGGATTACAGCCCAACTACGAGTACAG CGTTCGGGTCCAGGCAGTGAATGAGTTTGGCGCCGGACTGTTTTGTGTGCCGCTACATGTGCGCACCCGGCCGTTGCCTCCTTCCCCACCCCTGCTGGagtgtgctgctgttggaccgCAGAGCCTCAGGCTAAAGTGGTCCCCAACTGCGAGAGAGACGGCCTATGTCTTGCAAATGGAGGACCAGAAGAGGCAGAG GTTCGTGACCATGTACAGGGGTCCAAGCCACACTTACAAGGTACAGAGGCTAATGGAGTGGAGCAGCTACGCTTTCCGGATCCAGGCTGTGAGCAGTGCAGGAGAGGGGCCCTTCTCTGACACCTACACCTTCAACACCGCCAAGTCCCTACCCCCTGCACTCAAAG CGCCCAGAGTCACTCAGCTAAATGGCAGCACGTGCCGGATCACGTGGGACGGTATTCCGCCAATGAGAGGGGATCCAATCAGCTTCATTCTTCAGGTCTTGGTTGGGAGAGAATCAgagtacaaacag GTTTTCAAAGGAGAGGAGACGGCCTTTCTGATGGAGGGACTCGTGAGAAACGCGGAGCACCGGTTCCGCGTGGCAGCGTGCCGACGCTGCTCTGACACGGACCAGGAGCTCTGCGGACCCTTCAGCCCTCCTTGTCTTTTCTCAGCCCCGCTGCTCAATCCAACCGCTGACGCTTTGCTCCGTGGAAAAGGAGACCAGAGCTACTCGGGGATCTGCACCGATGAGCAGTTTGCTGCTCTGATCGTTGTGGTTCTCACTGCCATCTCCATTGTCACTGCCTTTGTGTTGCACTTCCTCGTCATGGAGTGA